The Phragmites australis chromosome 1, lpPhrAust1.1, whole genome shotgun sequence genomic interval GTTTGGAACACGTAACAAATTCAGGACAATATTTTACAGCAAAAAGGGTAACTTGCATGCTTTTGTTCATCCCAGATGGCAAAATGAGATTCATATGCTGAAAGTGTGTTCAACCTGCTAAaatgacaaaggaaatatatgaTTTGTTGATGTCCTCAACCACCATGAACAAATAGCCGgcaacccaaaaaaaaaatgagaaaggGGAACGTGTAAAAAACTATGACTAAATATGAACTATTCAAGTCATCTACATAGAAAATCAAGCTTCACAGAACTACATTGGTGTTCACCCTATACTGGTCCTTTATAGCTCAGTTATATATCCATGAACAACCCCACTGATCTCGCGATTTCCATGAATAACCccgctgcctcctccacctttcATGCTAATGCGACTAAGTTTCTTTCAATCCCCTCCCCTGTCATTTCATCAAACACCTTGCGTGCACTCTCCAGGTCACCTGCCAAAGCATTAAGCAGGGTGTTATAAGTCGTCACATCAGGTGTCACCCTATGGCCCTCCATATTCTTCCATAGACCGAATCCCCAGATCAATGTATTGTAGGTGGACTCGTTTAGGGTGACGTCATCCGCAATCATGGCGTTGTAGATCCACCCGGCCATGGCCTTACGGCTGCGGCACACAGAGATACCTCTCCATGGCGTTGTAGGAGAGTGCGGTGCGGGGGATGCCAAGGTCGGGCATCATCCGGAACAGCTTGATGGCCTCCTGGGGGATGTCAGACTTGTCGCATGCCGTGATGGAGAAGGACGGCATGGTgtcgaggaggaggcagcgTGCGTGGTTGAGCATGCGACGGGAGGCGAGGATCGGGATGAGGAGCGCGAATGTGGTGGGCTCCAGGCGGAACCTCGCGTGTCGGCAGGCGAAGTGGAAGAATTGGAGCTCGAGGTCTGCGCGTCTGGCGGTGCCGGCGCGGAGATGACAGCATGGCGCTGTGGACGAGTAGGGCGCTGACGGTTGGCGAGAGAAGTCAGATGGAGTTCTCGAGTCATGTACGATGGCGACCGATACGGACTCGCTGTATCCCATCTTGCTGGGTGCGGTGGACGCAGCTACCAGCCTCATCGACGGGTGCTCGACGCGACGCCATTGGATCGGGGAAGGAGCAAGCGGGGAAGAGGCGACGTCGTTTGGGGAGGGGAGACGTGAGACGATTACGGAGATTGAGAAGGAAACCTCCAGAGCTCGGGAGGGGTGGTAggatttttaatgaaaaattgaGTTTGTTtacaatactttatttatatatatttattattttatatgatattttctttttaatttaatttgaattcaaacaaattcaaatatgtataaattcatccaaatacttataaatatatatataaatataaatgaatCATTCTATTCATTTTAATCCTACCAATCAAATATAAAATTGACTCATCTcatctatattaaaaaattaaattatcttGTGCGGAGAAAAACATGGAAAACCATATTCCCCTTCCAATCAAACGAACCTAAAGCTGCGCGGCCTCGTCGGCTTGTCACCCCTATCTCCGGTGACTCCGCGGCTGCGCACTTCCAACTCCACCCCAGCCCCGCGAGCGAAGCTGCCGAAGACCAGCAAGCGTCCCCCTCTCCCCCCGCTTGACCAGATGGACGGCCGCGTGAAGGTGGTGGGGCAAGTGGAGCGGGTGGTAGGAGAGTCGCTGACCTACGCGGAGTTCGTGAAGCGCTTCATGGCGCCCAACCGGCCCGTCGTCCTCACGGGGCTCACCTCCTCTTGGCGGTCCCGCGAGGACTGGACGCTCCCCGGACCCGGCGAGCGTCGCCGCCCTGACCTCAGCTTCTTCGCCCGGAACTTCCCCTCTCCTCTCGTCCAGGtatcccctcctcctcctccgtgttGTGACGGCTCGTTGCGCTTGCTACGCGAATCGTTTGAGGACCCGTACGTAGTGGCATCGATTGCGCAGGTCGCCGACTGCTCCTCGACGGAGTTCACGGACCAGAAGCGGTTTGAGATGTCCATGCTTGAGTTCATAGACCACTGGGTTGGGGACTCTCGCGGTGGCTCCAGCGATGGGGATCGCGACGGTTCCCTGTTGTACCTCAAAGATTGGCATTTCGTTAAGGTCTGTTCCCAGTGCCCCTGATCGGTTGATTTTGCTCAACTATTACATTGGCTGGTATTTTTGGGTGCTGTTGCAGTATGTTTCAGTAGTTGTGCAGATCAAATGATGCAGTAATTTAGTGTTGACACACTGACTCAGTGGGTGCTACACTTTTCAAACATTGAAATGCACTAGTTGAAAATTGGCCTAAATTTATATTGTTTCAGGTAATGGTTTTTGTTAAATCAAAACAAACAGCAAGTCACTTTATATGCATCTACTATTTTTTCACTAAAACATTTTATGATAATACTATAGCATTTTTCTATGATCACTGCGATATTTGGTTCAACGATGCCATGCTGACGTGAAGCTGGAATATCTGTACAGAGATGTTATAAActgaaattatatttattattctTTTAAGTTGGGGAAAACTGTGATATGGAGTAATTTCCACCAAGCAACATGACATTTGTTACAAGATGAATGGCCACTGATTTtatcccttctttttttttgcatagcgctaacttattttttattaactAGCTAACTGCAAGTTTTTGTTCCAACCGTGCAACATTGTCTTAATCCACATACGAGTTCTAAGACCAAATTGTAttataaaaaaactcgacccaAGGGGAGAGACATCCCGAAGGCATTGCATTAAGGTCGAGAAAATACCTCAAAAGCTGGCTACAACCTGCACGCTATCGCTGAGCGACTGCGCCACGACCACGGAGAACACACAGCAAGGGGCCTTTTTTTGTGAGAACCAGGGTTCAAGCCCTGGTTGGTAGCCTCACACCTGGAGGTCTTACCACTGTGCTATTCGCACGTTCGACCAAATTGTATTcttaattgattttttttaaacctGGAGTCCTGCACTATGAATTTCATGCTAACTTTTGTGCTATGTAGTTGAAGCTTCACTTTGAAAAACCAATGTGTGTGTCTATCCTTACAAGTTTGAACCCTAACCCTTTGATAGCTCGGCAGTGGAATACAGACAATgccctctttctttttccaacTGATATTTCATCTCCTGCTGCAATGTGGTTGTAATTACTTTTTATCTTAACTTTTCAGGAGTACCCTGATTATGTTGCATATACCACACCAACATTCTTTGTTGATGATTGGCTCAACACGTATCTTGACAGTCATCCTATACATAGAGATTCTGACATCACCAAtcataaaaatgaaataaactGTTCTGACTATCGGTTTGTTTACATGGGAGCAAAAGGTATGTTCTGTTTTACGATGTATCTTTTCCCTCTGTGCTTGACATGTGTAGCATTAAGGAATTCTGTGGTTCTGCACGCAAGTCACCCTGTGTTATGTCTATAACTATCTTCACACATGATTATGCTTGTGATTTGATCTGTAGGAACCTGGACTCCTCTGCATGCTGATGTTTTTAGGTCATACAGCTGGTCAGCAAATGTTTGTGGGAGAAAACTATGGCTGTTTCTACCACCATCACAAAGTCATCGTATATTTGATAGGTAAAATTTGGTGTTGGTATTTATGCATCGTATATTTAGGTAAAACTGACTTAGGGTAATAGTAGTTAATGGTAGAATGAAAGCATAACAAGTGAGCCTGTGAGGTTAGTTCACGGGAAGTAACAATTAAAGCATCATTGCAACTTTTACATAGAGCTTTTGTGTCCTTATAAGACACATAATACACAATGCAACAATTTTCCATATCGTCTTTTCTTTGTCGTAGTACTTTCTGTTGTTACCTGATCAGTGATTCTTAATTGTGCCATGTAGGAACATGAGATCCTCAGTCTATAACTTAAATGATGATGTTTCTGAAAAGCAGTTTCCTGAATTCAATAAGGTTTCTCTCTGGTGCAATGTCCTTTTGGAAAGTTTATTTTTTGAAAGGAAATTTTATAATGTTTCTTTTGTAGACAGAATGGCTAGAGTGCATTCAGGAGCAGAATGAAATCATATTTGTGCCCAGTGGATGGTATCACCAAGTCCATAACCTGGTAAATCTCCCTGTCTTCACAACCTAACCGCATCTAAACTGATGCAATGGCTAATCAATTTGAAGAACTTTTTACTCCCAACAACTAAACTATAGTTATTGAGATTATGTTAGAAGTATTTATCAATTAACATTGGTGTAGCTCAACCTGAACGACCTTTCAAATGGCAGTGCAGTCATTTATGTCATAATGTTCTTGGATCTTCCCTGTCCGACATCCATTTAAAGAATTGCCCCAGTTAGCATTGGTATACTAGAAGCTGTTAAACATGTGTTTTTACCCCCTTTATGGCAACTACTGCAGGAGGATACTATATCTATAAATCATAATTGGTTCAATGCCTACAACCTCCATTGGGTGGTGAGTACATGCGCTTTTATCAAGTTAATTTATAGAATAATAACATTACATTCTTGCTAATACTTTGCACATTCAGTGGAACTTACTTTATGAAGACTACAAAGTTGCAAAAGAATACATTGAAGACATTCGAGATATATGTGATGATTTTGAAGGGCTTTGTCAACGGAACTTGGCAGCTAATACAGGTAATGTTCCAGTACGTGGAGTATCACATGAACAACAAGCAAATGCCTTGTTTACCTTCTCTGATAACATCCTGTTGGGTCTCTTTTCAGGCATGAATTTCTATGATTTCTTCATTTTCATAGTTCGGTTTGCTTTAGCCAATGTAATTGAGCTTTACCATATTCGGCAGCCAGAGTTTGCTACGTTTTCAACAGAGACTGCACACCATTTTGTTTGTAATCTGACGTCAATTCGTAATGTTGCATCAAAAATGATAGCTACAGAGGCTTTCACTACTGAGAATCTTTGTAGTATCTCAGAAGATAACCGCAACGCTTTCTCCAATGTCAAACAAATATTAGAAGAGGAGAATTTCAGAAGGCTATCGATGGCACTGTCAAAAGCATATGAACATGACAGAGGGCAAGGAACTTGTCTCAAATCGTGGGCTTCAGATCCGAAGGGCTGTTTGTCAGTGACCTGCTTGAAATCTGATTGTAATGTTGTTGATCACATTACTTCTTTGATTTATGAAGTTTGTGGACCTGAAGATTTGGTGAGACTAATCGATAGTGCTCTCTCTGATGGATAGTTCTGGCATGGTAAACTTGTGCTTGCATGAATCCTGATTCCTGGGATACTCTGGATACTCGATCACTGTTAAATTTTCACAGCCTGTCCATTTTGGAAGGACTATTGTGCATTGCATTCCCATTGGTTGTCTTTGCAGTGCTTACGTTTCATGATTACAACCTCCAACCTTGAAGTTTGCTGATGTGACATTGTGCATAACAATGAAAGTTCAAAAGATTGCACCATTTCATGGCAATCAGATTGTTAAAGTCTTGCATGTAGAAGAAGCTGTCACTAAGGAGCTAATTGTTGGTCAATCACTCACCTTTCTTAGATCTGCATTCAAGGTGGATGGAAAAAATTGACACTGCTTATATATTCAGATGATGAATCCAAATATTTTACTACATTCAACCAATCATAGATGGCAAGGTtgcaaaagataaaaaatactaggtttttttttcatagttgCTATGGATGATTTCATTTGCAAATCAGTGATTTCttttgtttgctttctttgTTCTAGCAGACAGGTGGAAAATCTTGAAAGCATAGAGTTAAGGGCAGTTTTCTACCAATCAAGGCTTCAATCAGTGCTAGCTATGTTTGTAAGATGTACTGGACTATAATATGATGACAAGTTTTgtaagtaattttttttaaaaccgcAGCTTAAGCCAAACAATCCACTCTCTTGATCATCTCTGTTGTATAATGattaatttatttcaaatttgttTATCCTAAGAGAAGAGCAATATGAACACAAAATCTTATGAATATTATTAGTGACTAATAGTTTCGCTTTCCAAAAAAAGATTCTGGCTGTAACTTAGCTTGTGatttttttgcagcatttgttCAAATTCTTTACTATTTTTTTGGATTCAAAATAATATATGCTGATCTAACCATCGGCTCACTCGGGAAAATTAAATGGGTTATGGTCCTTGcaaaaattttgttagaagAATAAGTGATATCCGTTTCAAAAATAGTGACACAATGGGTTAAAATTATGCGTTACATACAATGCGAACATGTTCTGAGGATGAGCCCAAGAATAATGCAGGTGCAACTGTTTTGgtgttgttttttttaattggaATTTTGTGTTGTCAACATACCAGGAGAAGATCCTAACAGTAAAAGCAAAAACCGAAGTGGTATCTTTCATAATATCTAACCAATAGTTAGGTGTTAATTTCTATCATGCTACTCTGCTATATATTGGATGGTTACGCCAATAAGAGATGTGGAGGAGTTAAAACAAATGTTGACAAAACTGCTGTGAAATGACGTTCACCAAATTAGCGACTTGATGTCTAGATACCGGTCCATGGTGTGACCAGCTTGATGTGCATTATGTTAGCTTGATGTGCAGCAGATCGATGCTGATAATGGCCTTGTTTGGGTAAGCAGTAGGACTGGTGCATTAGGTGATGATAATGAATCTCAAGCACCTCACGTGAGACTATGTCATTTCAGCACCTCCTTTAAGGCAAGCAAGTTTTGTGGGttcatattttttctctttcatGAATCGGCAGGAGTCAAACCTGTGCCTTAGACTGGCCTTCAGGATGCGCATGTCTGAAAATAACAGCTTGCTGCCATTTACTGAAGAAACTACCTGAATTATCATGAAATGGGGTCCTACTCCCACTAGATCCGTTCTTTTCTTCAAGGTCATGCATGAGTACGTTCTGTAAGCTGTTTTATACTGGATTGGAATGTTGCTCTTGGCTTTGTCTGGCCtgtacctgagtgaaaccctgtcTGGTGACTTGGTGAGGTAGCAGCGGTGGCCTGGGTCACTGATTGCACTGGTGCACATCAAATTATTGTTTGTCACAGGGGACTAagtagcagaagcagcagcagcagggactaagtagcagaagcagcagcagcagggacATACAAGCAAACAATCGATCACTGGGTGCAGCATCAAGTCCGCTTGTTTTTGTTTCCACTGACCGCTGCTTCTGTCGCTCCTCTTTGCACTGCCATCATGTTCACCTTTCCAGTGCCACATTATGCCTTTGCCTGCTAGATTGTTGACCGTTGCTAGAGTCTTATCATATAACTCTTCTCTTttaccaaacatggtgaagcaGAAAAACGAGAACCACTTGAGATATCTCGACTCTTCAAGTGTTCATGCAAGTGATCTAGAAGCAAGAGCTTCTCGGTTTTGTTGACAGGTTCGCTACTTTGACCTGCATATTACTGTTTTGACATTATCATAACAAAATGTTGTTAGTTTCACGCAACCTAAGATGGAATGCTCTAATTAAGTTGTGTTGTCTCTAGCTCCATTAGTTTATAATAACATTGTCTTTGTACCTTAAACTGCAGTAAAGATTAGTTTGTTGTCTTCTCAATATGCATCAGTTGATGCATGAGAACGTTGTTGTTGCATGTAACCTAATGAAGCAGGCTGTGACGGTACGCTTAAATTTCTGCTGCCATCTCCAGCTTCATCAGAACCTTTTCTGTTGACATGCAGGAGTTGTCGAAATGTTATTGCCTGCAATTACAGCCGTGCCCAATGTGACTCTCACCTGGAAGGGACAAATTGTAGTGCTGCAAACCTGAAGCCATGTCCAGAGGCAGAGGTATTAAGGCTCGGACTTCTTGGTGGTCTACAGGTACGCTTGACAATCCAGGTGCGGCTGCCGTCCTCTCTTCCGCTTTCGGTGGCCGTGTTTCTCACCTAGATTCTAGTAGCAGTAAACTGGAACAAACGGGCGAGGTGGTCCTAGTCAGTGAAGGCTGGGAAAATGGATTAGATGCTTCTGCTTTACTGCAACATGGATGTAACTTGGACGTGAAGGAAGGGACAGATGCCTtgggagaaaaagaagagagaaattATACTCCCTACAGTTCTAGATCCTAGAGATACAGGATGGCATTCCTACCAATTCCGTCGTTTCATTGGTTTTCTTATTCCTTTTCACTTTCTCTTAATACGCGATTGATTGTTTCCCGAGGTGTTCGATCCTCTTGCTTCAAATGTTAGTGCCACATGATTTTATTTTTCGAGGCATTTGATTGCTCCTTGCTTGAATGTTAGTACAAGATTTTACATGAGGTGCTGTTGCCTGGCGTTGAAGCGcggcacaattttttttctctgttcGCTGAAATGAcgttatatttttcttttcttcctaaCCGTTGGAGACTTTGAGTCAGATCCAAGGAAGAACATGAGTGAAGTGGAAAGGAGTAAGGCCTGCCTGCTGAGAAACAATGCGTATATACTACTGACTTGGCTACATTGTTCAGGGGACTTTTACAACTCATCACTACCTGATGAACTAGACTAGTTATGCACTGACCTTAACTGGTACCGAACTCTTCACCATTTGAGACCACCAAAAAAggaaacagaaaaaaaatgaaaaggaaaggACATGATCGATTCTCCCTTTTGAGAAATTAACTtttgggaagaaaaaaaagaaaagaccaaCAAAGATTGACAGTAGATCCTTAAGaacaaaaacaagaaagaaaaagtaTCCTCCTCTGCATTGACCCGTGCATTTCTCTCTCTACGTGCACTTGACGTTCCTGCCTGGTCCGCCGTAGTAGAAGTAGTTTCCCCAGACGGCATTGGCGCCGCCCTGGATGTCGTAGCAGTTTGGGTGGTCGGCGGTGACGTGGAAACCGGCGGCGAGCGGGACGAGGCTGTTGTCCCAGTCCACCACCTCTAGGTTCCGGAAGTAGGACGCCCGGCCGAACCCTTCCCCGGGGAAGTGGCCACTGCCCATCTGCGTCGCCGTGTGGGACCCCGACGCGCGCGAGTtcaccacctcgccgccgaACTGCACCATGCTCGCGTGCGACGCCAGGTGGCTGAACAGCAGCGACGGCCAGTACCCCACCAGCTCGCCCGAGCCGAACTCCAGCCACCAGTTGCCGTGGTTGGGGTCCTGCGTGttggtccaattttttttatatatatgatatatcttctttgaactccaaaaataaaaatatgtcaaCCATCTGGTTTGAATTTTAAGCTTTGATATGCGCACCCTGTGATGGGGTTTACTTTTTGTGCATATTTTTGCAAGAAGTACTAAGGGCACATTTGGAAGGCGGGAATTAATTTTATGGCAATTAATGGTTTTACATGAGCAGTGCCACCAAAATCCCTATTCAATTCATGCTTTCATAGAGGGGCCTCGGCTCTAAGGGCTCGTTTGATTTAGCGCCCCAATGTGCCCTGGCAAAAGTTTGCAGGCCCACGTACGCGAGGCCGTTGCTTGGTTCAACGCCAGCACGTTGGCGAGCCTGTACGCCGTTCATGCACCGGCGCCCacgttagtttatttttacgCCATGCGTAGGCGAAACGGCAGCGGCCAAGTGCTCCGCCAATTTTTTGTTTGGCATGGCTAGCCTGGGCACCCTCCAAACGTGCCCTAAGTACGACCTGTTTGTTTTTATTATGATTCTTACAATTTAAAATCTGAATTATTATAATTTGGATTGTATAATTTGAAACAAACAACATCAGATTATTATAATCTCTCTTTCCTCTTCCCCTACCCCACGGAGTAGGGAACCGAGCTGCACCGAGGCTGAGCGCCTAGGAGCTTCTCTGCGTAGATTTCGTCGTTTTTTGCCGCCGAATCGATCCACATGACATCATCCCCCCAACTCCCGCAAGTATACCATCGTCTCACCACCGAGTTGCCGCTGTCCTGCTTTCCTCAACGAGCTGAGTACATAGGGAGCACCGCAAGACCCTTCGCCATCCTTTGCACGTGCGGATTTCTCCTCAGCCGAACACCGGCACGGTCGAACGCGAAGCATCGAGTGCCACTGTGCCACAGATACCATCGGCGGCCACCTTCCGGTCCTTGTCGCTAGCTGGGGAGCACACAAACGAGATCCCCCTTGTAGTCACTACCTCATTCCACCGGAACCTAGCCAGATCTGGCCAAAATCATCAGCGAGGGTAGCGTCGATAGTCTCCTCTCAAGTCGGCCGTCGATTTCCTCTCAGCGCTCAGTTCCCTGCTCAGGCTCGACGCTAGGTGCTCAGGCTAGTGTGGAGCCCAGGCGGTGGGAGCTCATGATGGTGTGGAGCTCAGGCAGCGGGAGCATGGGCCGGTGGGAGGGAGCAtcgggagagaggagagagagagcgtaAAAAAAAACGAAATATTATATTTGTAATGGTAATGATGGGTAAATatgtgccataatctacaatcCAGAAGCAACCTTTTTCTGGATTATGAATTATGGCATAATCTGTCTTCAGATTATAGAATCTGAATTGTAGAATCGGTTTGTTTATTTTAGattctgattttaaaatcagaatCCTAAAAACATAATAAAAACCAAGCATACCCTAATACGCCTTAGCTGGCTGGCCATCAAAATCTAAACATGCTTGCCCAGGTGGTGGTTAACGGTTTGTTGTGTCCAAGCCATAGCTAGCATCCGGTGTACTTCTAGAAAATTTCAGTTTCACTACTACTCATTTTTAAACGAGATATGAAAAACAGTGCACTTCAAAAGGCAAAGGAGCAGTGCAATGATGTGCCACTGTGCTGGATGTCGTAGCAGCTGCAATGGCCCTGTCCCTTTGCATGGATGAAACGAGCATACCTTCCAGACGAGAAGGCTGATGTCGAACTGGCCGGCGTTGTAGCCGGAGGTGGGGGAGATGGCGGCCCCCATGGCGATCCTGCTGTTGGTCTGGATGAACCCCGAGCAGAGGAGGTTGTAGCACCCCGTCGTCTGGTACGCGTCCGTCTGCACGATTTCATCCAGCATGGATGGTATCAGAATAATCTCGCTGCAAGAATTGGATTGTCTGGCTGGAGTTGAATTTTATTCAGGCGCTTATAACTAATTACCGTCCAGTAGGTGAAGAACCTGGGGGCGTTGTCCCCGTACAGCTGCGGGCTCACCTGTCAAAGACAGACACAGAGCTTGTTGAGTTCGTTGTCTTTGAGACGAGGAATGGAcgggataaaaaaaaaaaaaaaccgaaccTGCCATCCGGCTTCGATGGTGTTGAGGTCGTTGCCGAAGGATCCGGCGATGACCCAGATCTGCGAGAGGCTGAACTCTGACGGCGTGCTCACCTTGGGCGCCCACACGTTGATGCTCGCCTTGGCGCCGTAGTACTCGTCCCCCGCCACGTAGCCCACCGCGTGCTGCCAATGCAACATTCGTCTTTCAAGTCTCTCACCAACTTGTAAGTTAGTGCTGCTACGAGTGTTGCCGACACTAGTGATACCGACACAGATGCAAGACGACACTACATGCAGACGAATGTAATGCCCATAAAGTTTGCTCGAGGAGCAGTAAAGGAAACCAGTGGCGTCAAATCCACGAGGTAAATTTAGTCATATTAAAACTAGAATCATGTTAAGTAGTGTTCAGTTTAAACATTTTAGCCAGCTAAAAATCGGGACAGTCAATTTTAGACGCCAAAATATTATCTAGTTTTACTATAGAAATTTTTTTTGACCGATCAAATATTTCGAGATACAATCAAATTTTTACCTTGATCTAAATGAAAGCTAAATTTTTAGAATGTAATTAAGGCTGTATTTGGTTGGACTTCTGCTAGCTTTTGCTTGTCAGAAATTAGAAACCCAATCAAATGGCTGACTGTTGAGCTGGCTTTTGAAAGTTGAAAAACTGATTTATGAGAGAATAAATTAAAAACTAAGAAATAAATTGAGAGATGCTTTTTAGCTGTTGATATGCTGAGAAGCTAATAATTTATTACAAAACCTAATAGAAAAAGTCATcggaaacaaaaaaacaaaaggcaGCTATTTTAAAAAAGCTAAAACATCAGCCTAATCAAACAAATAGCCCTTAAATTTTGGCTTGCTTATGGGGCAAGAGGCAAACAGCCCTTAAAAACTTATATCAGTTTGTGTATGTAACCACTAGATTGGACGTTTCCGGCTTTGGGCTTGTCAGGCACTCACTCTGCTACAGAACTGGCAGTACTGCTGTTACGAACCCAATAACTAACTGCCTCACCAACCAAGGTGGGCAAAATGTTGGCCCATGCATGGCGCAAGCCGCAAACCTCCAAAATCCCGCAAGAGCCAGTACTTGAATTCGTACGTGTTGTTGATTGCGAGCTCCAAGGCAATGCCATGGCGAGAAGCAAGAGGAGAG includes:
- the LOC133913669 gene encoding arginine-specific demethylase JMJ20, with protein sequence MDGRVKVVGQVERVVGESLTYAEFVKRFMAPNRPVVLTGLTSSWRSREDWTLPGPGERRRPDLSFFARNFPSPLVQVADCSSTEFTDQKRFEMSMLEFIDHWVGDSRGGSSDGDRDGSLLYLKDWHFVKEYPDYVAYTTPTFFVDDWLNTYLDSHPIHRDSDITNHKNEINCSDYRFVYMGAKGTWTPLHADVFRSYSWSANVCGRKLWLFLPPSQSHRIFDRNMRSSVYNLNDDVSEKQFPEFNKTEWLECIQEQNEIIFVPSGWYHQVHNLEDTISINHNWFNAYNLHWVWNLLYEDYKVAKEYIEDIRDICDDFEGLCQRNLAANTGMNFYDFFIFIVRFALANVIELYHIRQPEFATFSTETAHHFVCNLTSIRNVASKMIATEAFTTENLCSISEDNRNAFSNVKQILEEENFRRLSMALSKAYEHDRGQGTCLKSWASDPKGCLSVTCLKSDCNVVDHITSLIYEVCGPEDLVRLIDSALSDG
- the LOC133913703 gene encoding protein neprosin-like, with protein sequence MAAVHLVLLLVALLGGWATASPSAANETHKFRPGEELQRYRRVQALLRRLNKPALRTIQSPDGDLIDCVAAHLQPAFDHPRLHGQRPLDPPVRPKGHHRRPNDTADAGVQLWAASGESCPEGSVPVRRTTEADVLRASSVRRFGRAPAARVRRDSVAGGHEHAVGYVAGDEYYGAKASINVWAPKVSTPSEFSLSQIWVIAGSFGNDLNTIEAGWQVSPQLYGDNAPRFFTYWTTDAYQTTGCYNLLCSGFIQTNSRIAMGAAISPTSGYNAGQFDISLLVWKDPNHGNWWLEFGSGELVGYWPSLLFSHLASHASMVQFGGEVVNSRASGSHTATQMGSGHFPGEGFGRASYFRNLEVVDWDNSLVPLAAGFHVTADHPNCYDIQGGANAVWGNYFYYGGPGRNVKCT